Proteins found in one Paenibacillus dendritiformis genomic segment:
- a CDS encoding PadR family transcriptional regulator — translation MTMRKLIKTQRSPLAMAVLALLAEEPMHPYRIQQLIKERGKDQIINVRQRTSIYQTIERLLRDGQISVKETLRETGKPDRTVYEATKEGREILIEWLREVLSTPIQEFPNFPVAISYISILSPQDALEKLEQRLDVLEKTIHQIDNNLQTYKSIIPRLFMLESEYQKAVLAAELEWVRSASEDIRNGSLFWNDEWLRDISERLTSKEE, via the coding sequence ATGACTATGAGAAAACTAATAAAAACACAACGTTCCCCACTAGCCATGGCCGTACTCGCACTTCTTGCAGAAGAACCCATGCACCCGTACCGAATACAGCAGCTCATCAAAGAAAGAGGAAAGGATCAAATAATTAACGTTCGCCAGCGTACGAGTATTTACCAAACCATTGAGCGTCTACTGCGGGACGGACAGATTTCTGTTAAAGAAACGTTGCGGGAAACCGGAAAACCAGATCGAACTGTCTATGAAGCAACTAAGGAAGGAAGAGAAATATTAATAGAATGGCTTCGTGAGGTGCTATCTACACCAATACAGGAGTTTCCTAATTTCCCAGTTGCAATATCGTATATCAGTATATTGTCACCGCAAGATGCCCTAGAGAAACTCGAGCAAAGGTTAGATGTATTAGAAAAAACAATACATCAGATCGATAATAATCTCCAAACCTACAAGAGTATCATTCCAAGACTGTTTATGCTGGAATCTGAATATCAAAAGGCGGTATTAGCAGCAGAATTGGAATGGGTTCGTTCTGCCAGCGAGGATATCAGGAATGGCTCCCTCTTCTGGAACGATGAGTGGCTCCGTGATATTTCGGAGCGACTGACCAGCAAAGAGGAGTAA
- a CDS encoding VOC family protein, producing MSHEIWINLLVKDVERSTAFFNEIRFHAVSVGNERAKLAILLFPDAALEKFRGSKTADASHSAEVIISIGAESREEVDAFIQRAMLKLVVDFCFKRKPPTKRRSFT from the coding sequence ATGTCACATGAGATTTGGATTAACCTGCTGGTCAAAGATGTTGAGAGGTCAACTGCTTTTTTCAATGAGATTCGATTCCATGCAGTGAGCGTTGGTAACGAGAGAGCCAAACTTGCCATTCTGCTGTTCCCGGATGCGGCGCTTGAGAAATTCAGAGGTTCGAAAACCGCAGATGCTTCCCATAGCGCAGAAGTAATAATTTCCATTGGCGCTGAAAGCAGAGAAGAAGTAGATGCCTTTATTCAAAGAGCTATGTTAAAACTTGTTGTTGATTTTTGTTTCAAAAGAAAACCGCCCACAAAAAGGCGGTCATTTACATAG